From a region of the Planctomycetota bacterium genome:
- a CDS encoding type I restriction endonuclease subunit R yields the protein MINEDAVEQQAIAWFQEAGWAYLHGAKLAPDVAPDERVDGRAVVLAGRLAAAVRRLNPQLPAEAVEEVVRAATTREHPDLARANAAFHRKMIDGVPVAYTDASGAKVEDVARLVAFDDVKAGGGNDWLVVNQLAVAGTKDGRRPDVVCYLNGLPIAVIELKNPADASADVWAAYRQLQTYKDEIGDLFATNAALVVSDAITARVGSLTATPEWFLPWRTVASESDKPTVEMELERVVRGFFRPDLLLDYLRHFILFEGDEEIVKKIAGYHQFHGVRAAVDETIKATRHDGKGGVFWHTQGSGKSISMAMYAGKLLQQPAMNNPTLVVVTDRNDLDGQLHQQFSAAKSLLREAPEQADSREQLREYLDGRASGGIVFTTVQKFSPMDGEDTHPALSRRSNIVVISDEAHRSQYGIKPTLDKKTGRYVYGYAKHLRDALPKASFIGFTGTPIAFEDKDTRGVFGEYVSVYDIADAVEDGATVQIYYESRRAKLDLNSEDIDQLNAEVDEVVAGEEVEGREKTKGKWAQLAKLVGAQPRLEAIADDLLAHFDRRKEAMRSQLSTDEQPDFGGKAMIVTMSRDICVALYDEIVKRRPEMAGTRREDGTWNHEDGKIRVVMTGTATDRPELRHHQYSKAQRQRLAKRFKDPRDELELVIVRDMWLTGFDVPCCHTMYVDKPMKGHALMQAIARVNRVFREKAGGLVVDYIGIAVDLKKALKTYTESPGRGQPTVRAEDGLRILKEKMGVLRDMMREKSPDSPGVDYGGFETAPLPLLPKVTNHILSLDDGKRRFLDVMASVMKAFSLCATLDEAAAMRTEIAFFAAIRGILAKHGVEGPKRGGTDKSAMLKGILDNAVVSDGVDDIFAMAGLERPNIGLLSDEFLEDVRQMPAKNLAVELLERLIKDEIRGRSRNNVVRESKYGDRLAETLRKYNNRAIESGKIVEELIAMAKDFIEAVKRDEELGLNADEIAFYDALAERPDVLREMGNQTLKKLAVELTDQLRRSTTVDWQVRESVRAKMRLLIKRLLRKYKYPPEGQEKAVELVIEQAERLSGAWSEAAGSGLEAGG from the coding sequence ATGATTAACGAAGATGCTGTCGAGCAGCAGGCGATCGCCTGGTTTCAGGAGGCCGGGTGGGCCTACCTGCACGGGGCGAAGCTGGCCCCGGACGTGGCACCCGACGAGCGGGTGGACGGGCGGGCCGTGGTGCTGGCCGGGCGGCTGGCGGCGGCGGTGCGGCGGCTCAATCCGCAGCTGCCGGCCGAGGCCGTCGAGGAGGTCGTGCGGGCGGCGACGACGCGGGAGCATCCCGACCTGGCGAGGGCGAACGCGGCCTTTCACCGGAAGATGATCGACGGGGTGCCGGTCGCATACACGGATGCGTCAGGGGCGAAGGTCGAGGACGTGGCGCGGCTGGTGGCGTTCGATGACGTGAAGGCCGGGGGTGGGAATGACTGGCTAGTGGTGAATCAGTTAGCCGTCGCGGGGACGAAGGACGGGCGGCGACCGGACGTGGTGTGTTATCTGAACGGGCTGCCGATCGCCGTGATCGAGCTGAAGAACCCGGCCGACGCGTCGGCCGACGTGTGGGCGGCGTACCGGCAGCTGCAGACGTACAAGGACGAGATCGGCGACCTGTTCGCGACCAATGCCGCCCTCGTCGTCAGCGACGCCATCACCGCCCGCGTCGGCTCGCTCACCGCGACGCCCGAGTGGTTCTTGCCGTGGCGGACGGTGGCATCCGAGAGTGACAAGCCGACGGTCGAGATGGAGCTGGAACGGGTCGTCCGCGGCTTCTTCCGGCCGGACCTGCTGCTGGACTACCTGCGGCACTTCATCCTGTTTGAGGGTGATGAAGAAATCGTGAAGAAGATTGCGGGCTACCACCAGTTCCACGGTGTGCGGGCGGCGGTCGATGAGACGATCAAGGCGACACGGCACGACGGGAAAGGCGGCGTGTTCTGGCACACGCAGGGGTCGGGCAAGAGCATTTCGATGGCGATGTACGCCGGGAAGCTGTTGCAGCAGCCGGCGATGAACAATCCGACGCTGGTGGTCGTCACCGACCGCAATGACCTCGACGGGCAGCTGCACCAGCAGTTCAGCGCGGCGAAGTCGCTCTTGCGGGAGGCCCCGGAGCAGGCGGACAGCCGGGAGCAGCTGCGCGAATACCTCGACGGCCGGGCGAGCGGCGGGATCGTGTTTACGACGGTGCAGAAGTTTTCGCCGATGGACGGGGAAGACACGCACCCGGCGCTGAGCCGGCGGAGCAACATCGTCGTCATCAGCGACGAGGCCCACCGCAGCCAGTACGGGATCAAGCCGACCCTCGACAAGAAGACCGGCCGGTACGTCTACGGCTACGCGAAGCATTTGCGGGACGCGCTGCCGAAAGCGTCGTTCATCGGGTTCACGGGGACGCCGATCGCGTTCGAGGACAAGGACACGCGAGGCGTGTTCGGGGAGTACGTGAGCGTGTACGACATCGCCGACGCCGTGGAGGACGGGGCGACGGTGCAGATCTACTACGAGAGCCGGCGGGCGAAGCTGGACCTCAACAGCGAGGACATCGACCAGCTCAACGCGGAGGTGGACGAGGTCGTCGCAGGCGAGGAGGTCGAGGGCCGGGAGAAGACCAAGGGCAAGTGGGCGCAGCTGGCCAAGCTCGTCGGGGCGCAGCCGCGGCTGGAAGCGATCGCTGACGATCTGCTGGCGCACTTCGACCGGCGGAAGGAGGCGATGCGGTCGCAGCTTTCGACGGACGAGCAGCCGGACTTCGGCGGGAAGGCGATGATCGTCACGATGAGCCGGGACATCTGCGTTGCGCTCTACGACGAGATCGTGAAGCGTCGGCCGGAGATGGCGGGCACTCGCCGCGAGGACGGGACGTGGAACCACGAGGACGGGAAGATTCGCGTCGTGATGACTGGCACGGCGACCGACCGGCCGGAGCTGCGACATCACCAGTACAGCAAGGCCCAGCGCCAGCGGCTGGCGAAGCGGTTCAAGGACCCACGCGACGAGTTGGAGCTGGTGATCGTGCGGGACATGTGGCTGACGGGGTTCGATGTGCCGTGCTGCCACACGATGTACGTGGACAAGCCGATGAAGGGGCACGCCCTCATGCAGGCGATCGCGCGGGTCAACCGCGTGTTCCGCGAGAAAGCCGGCGGGCTGGTGGTCGACTACATCGGGATCGCGGTCGATCTGAAGAAGGCGCTCAAGACGTACACGGAGTCGCCCGGTAGAGGTCAGCCGACGGTGCGGGCGGAGGACGGGCTGCGGATTCTCAAGGAGAAGATGGGCGTCCTGCGGGACATGATGCGGGAGAAGAGCCCCGACTCGCCCGGCGTCGACTACGGCGGGTTCGAGACCGCCCCGCTGCCGCTTCTGCCGAAGGTGACAAACCACATCCTGAGCCTGGACGACGGCAAGCGGCGGTTCCTCGACGTGATGGCGTCGGTGATGAAGGCGTTCAGCTTGTGCGCGACGCTCGACGAGGCAGCGGCGATGCGGACGGAGATCGCCTTCTTCGCGGCAATCCGCGGCATCCTCGCGAAGCACGGTGTCGAGGGGCCGAAGCGTGGTGGCACGGACAAGTCGGCGATGCTGAAAGGCATCCTCGATAACGCGGTCGTGAGCGACGGCGTGGACGACATCTTTGCGATGGCAGGTTTGGAGCGGCCGAACATCGGGCTGCTCAGTGATGAGTTCCTCGAAGACGTTCGGCAGATGCCGGCGAAGAACCTGGCCGTCGAGCTTTTAGAGCGGCTGATCAAGGATGAAATCCGCGGGCGGTCGCGAAACAACGTCGTCCGCGAAAGCAAGTACGGCGACCGGTTGGCCGAGACGCTGCGCAAGTACAACAACCGCGCGATCGAGTCGGGCAAGATTGTCGAAGAACTCATCGCGATGGCGAAGGACTTCATCGAGGCCGTGAAGCGTGATGAAGAGCTCGGGCTGAATGCTGATGAGATCGCGTTCTACGACGCCCTAGCCGAGCGACCGGACGTGCTGCGGGAGATGGGGAACCAGACGCTCAAGAAGCTGGCCGTGGAGCTGACGGATCAGTTGCGGCGAAGCACGACGGTCGACTGGCAGGTCCGCGAGAGCGTGCGGGCGAAGATGCGGCTCCTCATTAAGCGATTGCTGCGGAAGTACAAGTATCCGCCGGAGGGGCAGGAGAAGGCGGTGGAGCTGGTCATTGAGCAGGCGGAGCGGCTCAGCGGGGCGTGGAGCGAAGCCGCTGGCTCCGGTCTTGAAGCTGGAGGCTGA
- a CDS encoding type I restriction enzyme endonuclease domain-containing protein produces MPVASSRAVYIINSEFISDLDFDSKWPRIIEPSKDDHGRLVNQAGLFTIAPYGETLESSLLRALADSDIDVNEPSEVAKYLRKVHIPNDADVRQRCLQWLRKMNIHNASLFPDLIGAAKHCNELTREWMSRQQVEEVSGSATHKVKAQITITKSASGIAAVAAEAIFNAQGEQGTLTASEARSLAQEFENFVDEVAGVDWFIRESQLARLRTWLRRQLLKTKYPDEQAKDAAHAAVAAAAEEVRKAGEDD; encoded by the coding sequence ATGCCCGTCGCAAGCAGCCGCGCGGTCTACATCATCAACAGCGAGTTCATCAGTGATCTCGACTTTGACTCGAAGTGGCCACGGATCATCGAGCCGTCCAAAGACGATCACGGGCGGCTTGTCAATCAGGCGGGCTTGTTCACAATCGCGCCGTACGGCGAGACACTCGAATCTTCGCTGCTTCGCGCTCTTGCAGACTCCGACATCGACGTGAACGAGCCGAGCGAGGTGGCGAAGTACCTGCGGAAGGTCCACATCCCCAACGATGCGGACGTGAGACAACGGTGCCTGCAATGGCTTCGAAAGATGAACATTCACAACGCGAGTCTGTTTCCTGACCTCATTGGAGCGGCGAAGCATTGCAACGAGCTAACGCGTGAATGGATGTCCCGGCAGCAGGTCGAAGAGGTGAGCGGTTCGGCAACTCACAAGGTCAAAGCTCAAATCACCATCACTAAGTCCGCCTCCGGTATCGCGGCGGTCGCTGCTGAAGCGATTTTCAACGCACAAGGTGAGCAAGGGACCTTGACGGCCTCAGAAGCACGTTCGCTAGCTCAGGAGTTCGAGAACTTCGTAGATGAAGTGGCCGGCGTTGATTGGTTCATCCGTGAATCGCAGCTCGCGCGTTTAAGAACGTGGCTTCGTCGACAATTGTTGAAAACGAAGTACCCGGATGAGCAGGCAAAGGATGCCGCACATGCGGCGGTCGCCGCCGCAGCCGAAGAAGTTCGGAAGGCAGGGGAAGATGATTAA
- a CDS encoding restriction endonuclease subunit S, with protein MGFSPLFAELPDHWETPTLGEIVKRGGGSIQTGPFGSQLHAHDYVDDGIPSIMPVNIGDNRLIEQDIKRITEEDAERLSKHRVQVGDIIYSRRGDVERRAIVREGQEGWLCGTGCLKVRFGEGVIDPDFASFYLGHPAVRAWIVNHAVGATMPNLNTGIMERVPFVLPPLSEQRAIAGVLGSLDAKIALNRRMSRTLESLARGLFQSWFVDFDPAPDHPHTNAAPFEPSPLGDIPQGWTVKTIGDLCDINASTLRKKDELDSLEYIEISAANRGDIESMPRYDRDDAPGRARRRLRHGDVAISTVRPDRGAYFLALDPPADRIASTGFAVMSPKVPYSFLYVLMTRPEMSEKLGQLADGAAYPAVKPEQIEAIEAVVPTDPAILDAFHAVVAPLLERMEQNRQESRTLAALRDALLPKLLGGELGAPTVGSNA; from the coding sequence ATGGGGTTTAGTCCGCTGTTTGCGGAGCTACCGGATCACTGGGAGACACCGACGCTTGGCGAGATCGTCAAACGCGGCGGTGGAAGCATCCAGACCGGCCCGTTCGGTAGTCAGTTGCACGCTCACGATTACGTCGATGACGGCATCCCGTCGATCATGCCGGTCAACATCGGCGACAACCGACTAATCGAGCAAGACATCAAACGCATCACGGAAGAAGACGCGGAGCGACTGTCCAAGCATCGCGTGCAAGTCGGCGACATCATCTACAGCCGCCGCGGGGACGTTGAGCGACGGGCGATTGTCCGCGAAGGTCAGGAAGGCTGGCTGTGCGGCACGGGTTGCTTGAAGGTGCGGTTTGGTGAAGGTGTCATTGATCCCGACTTCGCGTCCTTCTACCTCGGACATCCGGCCGTGCGTGCATGGATCGTCAACCATGCGGTCGGGGCGACGATGCCGAACCTGAATACTGGCATCATGGAGCGGGTGCCGTTCGTGCTCCCCCCGCTGTCGGAGCAGCGGGCGATTGCGGGGGTGTTGGGGTCACTGGACGCCAAGATCGCGTTGAACCGCCGGATGAGCCGGACGCTGGAGTCGCTGGCCCGCGGCCTGTTCCAAAGCTGGTTCGTCGACTTCGACCCCGCCCCGGACCACCCCCACACCAACGCCGCCCCCTTCGAGCCCTCCCCCCTCGGCGACATCCCGCAGGGCTGGACGGTGAAGACGATTGGCGACCTCTGCGACATCAACGCTTCAACGCTGCGAAAGAAGGACGAACTCGACAGCTTGGAATACATCGAGATTTCGGCCGCCAATCGCGGCGACATCGAGTCGATGCCGCGTTACGACCGGGACGACGCACCCGGCAGAGCACGGCGTCGCCTACGACACGGCGACGTCGCCATCTCAACTGTGCGGCCAGACCGCGGGGCGTACTTCCTCGCCCTCGACCCACCAGCAGACCGCATTGCTTCGACCGGCTTTGCTGTCATGTCGCCGAAGGTGCCGTACTCGTTTCTCTACGTCCTGATGACACGCCCGGAGATGTCAGAGAAGCTGGGGCAGTTGGCGGACGGGGCCGCCTATCCCGCCGTCAAGCCGGAGCAAATCGAAGCCATCGAAGCCGTCGTTCCTACCGATCCCGCAATCCTCGACGCATTCCACGCCGTCGTGGCACCGCTGCTCGAACGCATGGAGCAAAACCGGCAAGAATCCCGCACCCTCGCCGCCCTCCGCGACGCCCTGCTGCCGAAGCTGCTCGGCGGTGAGCTTGGCGCACCAACTGTGGGGAGTAACGCGTGA
- a CDS encoding class I SAM-dependent DNA methyltransferase — translation MPDVSEHQFLRDLDAKLWAAADKLRNNLDAAQYKHAVLGLIFLKYVSDAFDARRQQIKADLQNPDSDLHYPDASDDDLHAELEDRDYYTSQNTFWVPPLARWQNLQSWAKLPPQTTVEVKNGKTESYTIKSTALLIDDALAAVEKENDALANVLARDTYARLQLDPDNLRGLIDLIASIPFTHDKLQPKDILGHVYEYFLGQFALAEGKKGGQYFTPKSIVGLIVEMLRPYHGRVYDPAMGSGGFFVEIEKHVEEKYAEETHGKVGGISVYGQESNPTTWRLAAMNMAIRGIDYNFGKSWANSFTQDQHPDLRADFVMANPPFNVSDWWDAKLAGDARWKHGTPPKGNANFAWVQHMLHHLAPTGSMALLLANGSMRGTSGGEGDIRRGLVEADLVECMVALPGQLFTNTQIPACIWFLTKDKSARDGKRDRAGEVLFLDARDVGYMKDRVLRDFTADDIAKLAGTFHAWQGLPTPTSGATASLQCSNTDPETPQECGGTETAAAYADVPGFCKSATLAEIAAHGHVLTPGRYVGAAAAEDDGEPFDAKMQRLTAELAEQFKESDTLETTIRENLKGVGYGV, via the coding sequence ATGCCCGATGTGTCCGAACACCAGTTCCTCCGCGACCTCGACGCCAAGCTCTGGGCCGCGGCCGACAAATTGAGGAACAACCTTGATGCGGCGCAGTACAAGCACGCGGTGCTGGGGCTGATCTTCTTGAAGTACGTGAGCGACGCCTTCGACGCCCGCCGACAGCAGATCAAGGCCGACCTGCAGAACCCGGACAGCGACCTGCACTACCCGGACGCGTCGGACGACGACCTTCACGCAGAGCTTGAGGACCGCGACTACTACACCAGCCAAAACACCTTCTGGGTTCCCCCGCTGGCCCGTTGGCAGAACCTGCAAAGCTGGGCCAAGCTCCCGCCGCAGACGACGGTCGAGGTCAAGAACGGCAAGACCGAGAGCTACACCATCAAGTCGACGGCCCTGCTGATCGACGACGCCCTCGCCGCCGTCGAGAAGGAGAACGACGCCCTGGCCAACGTGCTGGCCCGCGACACCTACGCCCGCCTCCAGCTCGACCCCGACAACCTCCGCGGCCTGATCGATCTGATCGCCAGCATCCCCTTCACCCACGATAAGCTCCAACCCAAGGACATCCTCGGCCACGTGTACGAGTATTTTCTGGGCCAGTTCGCCCTCGCCGAGGGCAAGAAGGGCGGCCAGTACTTCACCCCCAAATCCATCGTCGGCCTCATCGTCGAGATGCTCCGCCCCTACCACGGCCGCGTCTACGACCCGGCCATGGGCTCCGGCGGCTTCTTCGTGGAGATCGAGAAGCACGTCGAGGAGAAGTACGCAGAGGAGACGCACGGCAAGGTGGGGGGCATCAGCGTCTACGGCCAGGAGTCCAACCCCACCACCTGGCGGCTGGCCGCGATGAACATGGCCATCCGCGGCATCGACTACAACTTCGGCAAAAGCTGGGCCAACAGCTTCACGCAGGACCAGCACCCCGACCTGCGGGCCGACTTCGTGATGGCCAACCCGCCGTTCAACGTCAGCGACTGGTGGGACGCCAAGCTCGCCGGCGACGCCCGCTGGAAACACGGCACCCCGCCCAAGGGCAACGCCAACTTCGCCTGGGTCCAGCACATGCTCCACCACCTGGCCCCCACCGGCAGCATGGCCCTGCTGCTGGCCAACGGGAGCATGAGAGGCACCAGCGGCGGCGAGGGCGACATCCGCCGCGGCCTGGTCGAGGCCGACCTCGTCGAGTGCATGGTCGCCCTGCCCGGCCAGCTCTTCACGAACACCCAAATCCCTGCCTGCATCTGGTTCCTGACGAAAGACAAATCCGCACGCGATGGAAAACGCGACCGCGCCGGCGAGGTTCTCTTCCTCGACGCCCGCGACGTCGGCTACATGAAAGACCGCGTCCTCCGCGACTTCACCGCCGACGACATCGCCAAACTCGCCGGAACCTTCCACGCCTGGCAGGGCCTCCCGACGCCCACCTCCGGTGCCACTGCATCCTTGCAGTGCTCCAATACCGACCCCGAAACACCGCAAGAATGCGGTGGCACCGAGACCGCCGCCGCCTACGCCGACGTCCCCGGCTTCTGCAAGTCGGCGACGCTGGCCGAGATCGCCGCCCACGGCCACGTGCTGACCCCCGGCCGCTACGTCGGCGCCGCCGCGGCCGAGGACGACGGCGAGCCGTTCGACGCGAAGATGCAACGCCTGACCGCCGAGCTGGCCGAGCAGTTCAAAGAGTCGGACACGCTGGAGACGACGATCCGCGAGAACCTGAAGGGGGTGGGGTATGGGGTTTAG
- a CDS encoding GNAT family N-acetyltransferase: protein MAIREGTLDDLAWIDKLQKAERAALGFLPWTALREKVERNEVLVADVIGKPAGYLIASDRYQKRDELGLITQMNVDPLYRGNLVAAALLQAQFDRSAYGCRLYSCWCAQDLEANRFWEAMGFVAIAFRTGGGRKDEGGGMREEGQNQKSGVGPSSLRPHPFSLSPSPRVHLFWQKRIRPDDKTTAWWYPAKTDGGQLRADRIALPIPPGTHWRDVEAVAVPEVEVEKGLRDEGTEGQRDADECPSEPSVPLSLSPSVPSVRYPRGIEERDGKVYRGEKRLMTIAMIKAEQGAAENGMWYMPEGVEVVKEMPEPEIIKPKAKRPRAKRVKQTPARTVDPAFVAWSRELRDRWLEEVELEPTLLMAANPKYDVRRSAKRSMRQLTGKWPMSVKALPAYRQAA, encoded by the coding sequence ATGGCGATTCGCGAGGGGACGCTGGACGATCTGGCTTGGATCGACAAGCTGCAGAAGGCCGAGCGGGCGGCGCTGGGGTTCTTGCCGTGGACGGCGTTGCGGGAGAAGGTCGAGCGGAACGAGGTCCTCGTGGCCGACGTCATCGGCAAGCCGGCCGGGTACCTAATCGCCAGCGATCGCTACCAGAAGCGCGACGAGCTGGGGCTCATCACGCAGATGAACGTTGACCCGCTCTACCGCGGCAACCTCGTCGCGGCGGCGCTGCTCCAGGCCCAGTTCGACCGCAGCGCGTACGGCTGTCGGCTCTACTCGTGCTGGTGTGCCCAGGACCTGGAGGCGAACCGGTTCTGGGAAGCGATGGGGTTTGTGGCGATCGCGTTTCGGACAGGCGGGGGCAGAAAGGATGAAGGAGGAGGGATGAGGGAGGAAGGTCAGAATCAGAAGTCTGGTGTCGGACCCTCCTCCCTCCGCCCTCATCCTTTCTCCCTTTCACCAAGCCCCCGCGTCCACCTGTTCTGGCAAAAGCGGATTCGTCCCGACGATAAGACCACGGCTTGGTGGTATCCGGCCAAGACCGACGGCGGGCAGTTGCGGGCGGACCGGATCGCGCTGCCCATTCCGCCCGGGACACACTGGCGGGATGTTGAAGCCGTCGCGGTGCCGGAGGTGGAAGTCGAGAAGGGACTGAGGGACGAAGGGACAGAGGGACAAAGGGATGCAGACGAATGTCCGTCAGAGCCCTCAGTCCCTTTGTCCCTGAGTCCCTCTGTCCCTTCAGTCCGCTACCCCCGCGGCATCGAGGAGCGCGACGGCAAGGTCTATCGCGGCGAGAAGCGACTGATGACGATCGCGATGATCAAGGCCGAGCAGGGCGCGGCGGAGAACGGCATGTGGTACATGCCCGAGGGCGTCGAGGTCGTCAAGGAGATGCCCGAGCCAGAGATCATCAAGCCCAAGGCGAAGCGGCCGAGGGCCAAGCGGGTGAAGCAGACGCCGGCCAGGACGGTCGATCCGGCGTTCGTCGCGTGGTCGCGCGAGCTGCGCGATCGCTGGCTGGAAGAGGTCGAGCTCGAGCCGACGCTGCTCATGGCGGCGAACCCGAAGTACGACGTCCGACGGTCGGCCAAGCGATCGATGCGTCAGCTGACGGGCAAGTGGCCGATGTCGGTGAAGGCGCTGCCGGCGTATCGCCAGGCGGCGTAG
- a CDS encoding flavodoxin family protein — translation MPKAAIVYFSGQGHTHLMADALADGFGKAGVDVFRHRVDGADIKEGRWSDPGGVVDGIKSADAVIFGTPTYMGGVAAQLKAVIDAMGGLWFEQALAGKLAGGFTHSSSPCGEKTATMQYLMVHAAQHGMLWVSNNFLSDRYTGQSNDINHWGSFVGVFGQADIDMSENPTIELHSHEVNNLHAYAKRFAEQLGA, via the coding sequence ATGCCGAAAGCCGCGATCGTTTACTTCTCCGGGCAGGGTCACACGCACCTCATGGCCGACGCGTTGGCCGACGGGTTCGGTAAGGCCGGCGTCGATGTCTTTCGCCATCGCGTCGACGGGGCGGACATCAAGGAGGGGCGCTGGAGCGATCCCGGCGGGGTGGTCGACGGAATCAAGTCAGCCGACGCGGTGATCTTCGGCACGCCGACGTACATGGGCGGCGTGGCGGCGCAGCTGAAGGCGGTCATCGACGCGATGGGCGGGCTGTGGTTCGAGCAGGCGCTGGCCGGCAAGCTGGCGGGCGGGTTCACGCACTCGTCGTCGCCGTGCGGCGAGAAGACGGCGACGATGCAGTACCTCATGGTCCACGCCGCTCAGCACGGCATGCTGTGGGTCAGCAACAACTTCCTCTCCGACCGCTACACCGGGCAGTCGAACGACATCAACCACTGGGGCAGCTTCGTCGGCGTCTTCGGCCAGGCAGACATCGACATGTCGGAGAACCCGACGATCGAGCTGCACAGCCACGAGGTGAACAACCTGCACGCCTACGCCAAGCGCTTCGCCGAACAGCTCGGGGCGTGA
- a CDS encoding DinB family protein yields the protein MTTLELLRHQLETSRDWFLPGARDMADAAMTFPTPKGGNHPTWLIGHLTLAEDQMRAMVTGEPVEAEAYKATMDMGSEPSADASKYPPYDEMLAAWEASRAKTLALLDKLSEADLNQPPKNVPAEAASMSIFKNVATVLNLIVQHQLGHVGQLSDARRAAGRKPLVA from the coding sequence ATGACCACGCTTGAACTGCTGCGGCATCAGCTCGAGACCAGTCGCGATTGGTTTCTGCCGGGGGCCAGGGACATGGCCGATGCGGCGATGACGTTTCCGACGCCCAAGGGCGGGAACCATCCGACGTGGCTCATCGGGCACCTCACGCTCGCGGAAGATCAGATGCGGGCGATGGTCACCGGCGAGCCCGTCGAGGCCGAGGCGTACAAGGCGACCATGGACATGGGCAGCGAGCCGTCGGCCGACGCTTCGAAGTACCCGCCGTACGACGAGATGCTGGCGGCGTGGGAAGCCTCGCGGGCCAAGACGCTCGCGCTGCTCGACAAGTTGAGCGAGGCCGACCTCAATCAGCCGCCAAAGAACGTCCCGGCCGAGGCGGCGAGCATGTCGATCTTCAAGAACGTCGCGACCGTGCTCAACCTGATCGTTCAGCACCAGCTCGGCCACGTCGGGCAGCTGTCCGATGCCCGTCGCGCAGCGGGTCGCAAGCCGCTGGTCGCGTGA
- a CDS encoding nitroreductase family protein — translation MTTHERAEAVEQVIRARRTEKVCCEANAAVPVPAEVAERNDAIVLQALETAGMAPFHFPRNVDGLAEPWRARVLFDADVRKLAAHLRDDHGITNKLPKLCDGCSALVLVTWLPETREKADMTDRNEEHLAATAAMTQNLLLLLTAHGMGTYWSSGGKLRQPDLLRHIGADGSAERLAAAIFVEYPEMTQRNSDHERQPGKLRNIRKTGWIRKASL, via the coding sequence ATGACGACGCACGAGCGAGCCGAGGCGGTGGAGCAGGTCATTCGAGCACGCAGGACCGAGAAGGTCTGCTGCGAAGCCAACGCTGCGGTGCCTGTGCCGGCGGAGGTGGCAGAGCGGAACGACGCGATCGTGTTGCAGGCACTGGAAACGGCGGGGATGGCGCCGTTCCACTTCCCGCGGAATGTCGATGGCCTGGCCGAGCCGTGGCGGGCACGCGTGTTGTTCGACGCGGACGTGCGAAAGCTGGCGGCCCATCTTCGTGACGATCACGGGATCACCAACAAGCTGCCCAAGCTGTGCGACGGCTGCAGTGCGCTGGTGCTCGTGACTTGGCTGCCGGAGACGCGTGAGAAGGCCGACATGACCGATCGCAACGAGGAACACCTCGCCGCGACGGCTGCGATGACGCAGAACCTTCTGCTGTTGCTGACCGCGCACGGCATGGGAACGTACTGGTCCAGCGGCGGCAAGCTGCGACAGCCGGACCTGCTTCGCCACATCGGAGCCGATGGCAGCGCCGAGCGTCTAGCGGCTGCCATCTTCGTCGAGTATCCGGAAATGACACAGCGCAACTCCGACCACGAACGCCAGCCCGGAAAGCTGCGGAACATCAGAAAGACCGGGTGGATCCGCAAGGCGAGCCTTTAG